The Caretta caretta isolate rCarCar2 chromosome 5, rCarCar1.hap1, whole genome shotgun sequence genome contains a region encoding:
- the CCIN gene encoding calicin: MRMQFTEKNHNSLVLQALNKQRKNREFCDVVLSVDQQVFSAHLNVLAAVSTHVKNLISSNDMKLGDELFIIIDANFLNPTLVEQLLDYFYTGKVLVSEKNVEELLKGANYFNSESLRAHCSDFLLRSLKKNNCLCYLFLANTYELKEVANSAYAGIRDNFYYWSGTEGISDLLRCPHQIFGKLLRDENLHVQNEDQAFLALLQWVKHKRGERDKYFKKFFPYIHLTGVSTKMLLAASREVLLFESHSGPLAQMETILSDRKQESPQSLLLFQRKGALMDSVVILGGQKEHGRFNDGVFAYIIEENMWLKLTEMPYKAAALSATSVGRYIYVSGGTTEQISGLKTAWRYDIDNNSWTKLPDLPIGLVFHTMVTCGGVVYSVGGSTAPRKYVSHIYKYDERKEKWTLAGKMSIPMDATALITKEDKSIYIVTGRCLVNGRFSRVGMVDCFDTQTGEVVQYLTFPIEFNHKPLLSFQQDNILSIQSHKQSLNINLQKIKANKSMNTVPLLPNNYTLDLSHAVCSIGDNKVFVCGGIICAGDKRPEDYSVNPNAYLLDQKTGEWKVLSDPPEALDCPACCTVKLPCKILRKIVIR; this comes from the coding sequence ATGAGGATGCAGTTCACAGAAAAGAACCACAACAGCTTGGTCTTGCAGGCCCTCAACAAACAGAGAAAGAATAGAGAGTTCTGCGACGTGGTACTCAGCGTGGACCAGCAGGTCTTCTCTGCCCACCTCAATGTCTTGGCAGCTGTGTCTACCCATGTGAAGAATCTGATCTCAAGCAATGACATGAAGTTAGGTGATGAGCTCTTTATCATCATCGATGCTAATTTCCTGAACCCTACCTTGGTGGAGCAACTGCTGGACTATTTCTACACTGGTAAGGTGTTGGTGTCTGAGAAGAATGTGGAGGAGTTGCTGAAGGGGGCTAACTACTTCAACTCAGAGTCTCTAAGAGCCCACTGCTCTGACTTCCTCCTAAGGTCCCTTAAGAAGAACAACTGCCTGTGCTACCTGTTCCTAGCCAACACTTATGAGCTGAAAGAGGTGGCAAACAGTGCCTATGCTGGTATCCGTGACAACTTCTACTACTGGTCGGGCACAGAGGGAATTTCAGACCTCCTGCGCTGCCCCCACCAGATCTTTGGCAAGCTGCTAAGGGATGAGAACCTTCACGTGCAGAACGAGGATCAAGCCTTCCTTGCCCTGCTCCAGTGGGTGAAACACAAAAGGGGAGAAAGAGATAAGTATTTCAAAAAGTTCTTCCCCTACATTCATTTAACTGGTGTCTCAACCAAGATGCTGCTAGCTGCCAGCCGCGAAGTGCTGCTGTTTGAGAGTCACTCTGGCCCCCTGGCTCAGATGGAGACCATTTTGAGTGACAGAAAGCAAGAAAGTCCTCAAAGTCTGCTGCTTTTCCAAAGAAAGGGGGCCTTAATGGACTCAGTGGTGATTTTAGGAGGCCAGAAAGAGCACGGTAGATTCAATGATGGGGTTTTTGCTTACATTATTGAGGAGAACATGTGGCTAAAACTAACAGAGATGCCATATAAAGCAGCCGCTCTCAGTGCAACTTCAGTCGGGAGGTACATCTACGTCTCTGGAGGAACAACAGAGCAGATATCTGGCTTAAAGACTGCCTGGAGGTACGATATAGATAACAACTCTTGGACTAAACTGCCTGATCTGCCCATAGGTTTGGTCTTCCATACCATGGTGACATGTGGGGGAGTGGTGTACTCCGTAGGAGGCAGCACAGCCCCAAGAAAATATGTCTCTCACATCTACAAGTATGACGAGAGGAAAGAGAAGTGGACGCTGGCTGGGAAGATGAGCATTCCTATGGATGCAACTGCATTGATCACAAAGGAAGACAAGTCTATTTATATTGTGACGGGAAGATGCCTGGTCAATGGGCGTTTCTCCCGAGTAGGGATGGTGGATTGCTTTGACACTCAGACAGGGGAAGTGGTACAGTACCTCACctttcccattgaattcaatcaCAAACCTCTGTTGTCTTTTCAACAGGACAACATCCTGAGCATACAGAGCCACAAACAAAGTCTGAACATAAACCTGCAGAAGATTAAAGCCAACAAGTCCATGAACACTGTGCCTCTCTTACCAAATAACTATACTTTGGATTTGTCTCATGCGGTATGTTCTATTGGTGACAACAAGGTGTTCGTGTGTGGAGGCATCATTTGTGCAGGTGACAAGCGACCTGAAGATTATTCTGTCAATCCAAATGCCTACCTGTTAGACCAAAAGACAGGGGAATGGAAAGTTTTGTCTGATCCTCCAGAAGCTCTGGATTGCCCAGCTTGCTGTACAGTTAAACTACCTTGCAAGATTCTCCGAAAAATTGTAATAAGATAA